Genomic DNA from Phycisphaerae bacterium:
CCTGCTCGATCACGCCCTCCGCGAGTGGTTCGGCATCGAGCGCCCCCATATCGGCGTCCTCGGCCTGAACCCCCACGCCGGCGAGGCCGGGCTCTTGGGCGACGAGGAACACCGCATCGTCGAGCCCGCCATCGCCCTCGCGCGCAACGCCGGGATCCAGGTCAGCGGACCCCTGCCCCCGGATACCGCCTTCGTCCCGGACGTGCTCCAGCGCTTCGACGGCCTCGTCGCCATGTACCACGACCAGGGCCTCATTCCCGTGAAGATGCACGCCTTCAATCGGGCCGTCCAGGTCAGCCTCGGGCTCGGCGGCATCCGCACCAGCCCCGATCACGGCACCGCCTTCGACATCGCCGGCAAGAACCGCGCCGACCCCGGCAGCATGCGCGCCGCCATCGAGCTCGCCATCGAGCTGGCCACCCTGCGCCAGCGGCGCGCCAGCAACGCCCTGGCCACCCGCTGACACCCCGTCCGGCGTGGGGTGGGCACCGCCTACCAAGTCGGGACGACCACGCAGCAGCCGAGCTGCGGAGCGTGGCCAAACTCCGAATAACAAACCAGCCGGGCGCAGCGCTCGATACGCCACGCCCGGCTGATAGTCCGGCTGTCCGGTGAACGCGCCCGCGCCGTCGGCGCTACGCGAAGAACTGCTGCGCGCAATCGATAATCGCACGCACCGTCGTCGCCGTGTCCTCCGGCTCGGAAGCCAGAGACTCGAAGAACGCCTCTATGAATGTCGTCGCCAGCCCGGTCGCCGCGCTGCCAATCCCCGAGAGCACCGTGTCACGCACCGTCGCGTCACACGCGTCCAGCGCCAACAAGCTGCCCCCGCTCATAAGGCCCAACAACCAGAACCGGGTGCGTGTCAGCAACGTCCGCATAACCATCTCCTTCGCGCGTCACCCGCCGCGGCTGCCGCACAAACGGCCGTCCTCGGCCCGGCGCCCCTCCCCGATCTATCGGCGGCATCCGCACTCAAGTTGATCTCACGCCTAGCCCGGAGGCACCTCCGGCGGCGGCACGGGCTCCGGCTCCGGCTGGGGCGGCGGTTCCTCCTCCGGCGGCATCGGCGGCGGTTCCGGGATGGGCTCCGGCTCCGGTTGTGGGGGCGGCTGGGGCTGAGGCTGCGGTTGCGGTTGCGGCCGAGGCTGCGGCGGCGGTTGCGGGGCCGGCTGCGGCGGCGAATTCGGCGCGGGCCGCACACCCGGTCTGCGCCCCGGGGCCCCCACGGCCGGCCGACTCGTGGCCTCCGCCGCCTGGCGCTGCGCCCGCGTGGGCAGTTTCTCCAGTCGCGGCTTGAGCTGCCGCTCAAAAACCTGGTCGATCGGCTCCGTCAGCTTCGTCCGCCGGGCGTTGATTTCCGTCAGCTCCCTGAGCTTGTCGCCCTCCTTGGATTGCCCGAGCTCCAGCACTTTCTTGTCGAGTTCCTCGATCGCCGCCTTGTTCTTCTGCATAATCCGCTGCGCCATGTCCTGGCAATCTTTCAGGATCGATTGCGCGCGCTGCGTCTGTCCCTCGTCAAGTTGGTACCTCTGGATGAATTCTCGGACGTACGCCTCCCACTGGCTCTCAAAGTTCGCTCCGGCCCTGCCCGCGCTGACCGGCGAACCGCCGCGCCCCCGCAGGCGCCGCTCGCCGCCGCCCGGGCCGCGCCCCGGTCGCCCTGGCGCCCCCGCCGAATCACCCACCCCCGGCTGCGTCGGGCGCGGTGTTACGTGAGTACGCGTCGTACGCTCCGTCGCCGGATCCGCTTGCGGCGCCACCGTGCCCGTGGTCACCTCGGCGGGCGCCGCGCGCGGCACCTGGCGGGCCGGCCCGCGTCGAAACTCGTCCAGCGTCATCTGACCGGTGACGATCCGCTGCAACTGGTCCTCGGTCGTGACGAAGCTGTTGTACATCTCCTCGAGGTCCTTGTCGTGCGTCTTGCGCTGCTCCTCCGTCAGGATCTCGCGCCACTCGTTGTTGCCTTGCACGATCAGCGCTTTCGCCTCTTCGTACAGCGGCTGGGCGCGCTTTCCCCACGTGATCAACTCCTCGCTCGTGATCTCGCCGCCGGCCCGTACCTCGAACAGCCGGTCCACGAGGTCATACAACTCTTCCCGATGCCGCGACAGGAACTCGTCTGCCTTCTGCCGCAAATAGGCCTGCGTGTACGCCTCCTGATCTTCGCTGAGGTTGTAGTGCCGCGCCAAAAACCGCGCGTGGTGCTCGATCAGCGCGTCGATATTCAGCAGGCGCGCGTAACTCGGCCGCGCCGGCTCGTCCTGACCGCGGGCGGGCACGCCCACCGCCAGCAACAGCGCGCCCAGAGCGATCGGCAACGTCCTGCGTGGAAATAGCATGTGAAATACTCCCATCCGGCCGTCGCCCGGCAGGCAGCGGCCGGTAGCCTATCTTCCATCGGTATTATAAGGTAACCTGCCTAGGGGGTTGCAGTCCGCTCGTCAGCGGACCACCCACAGGATTTGACAATGCCGGAAACGCTCCCGATGCCGCGTGCCTGCGTCTTCGACCTCGACGGCACGCTCGTCGATTCGCTGCGTGACATCGCGGATTCGCTCAACGCTTGCCTCGACCTGCTGGGGCTCCCCACGCACCCCGTCGACTCGTATCGGTACATGGTCGGCGAGGGCATCCCCCGCCTGTGCGAACGCGCCATCGGCGCCAGCCATCCGCACCTCGTCGCACGACTCGCCGAGCTGGCTCGCCCGGTTTACCGCACCCGCGCCACGCGGTTCACCCGTCCTTACGCCGGCGTCCCCGAGCTCGTCGCACGCTGCCACGCCCGCAACATTCGCCTCGCCGTACTCTCCAACAAGCCACACGACCTCACCCTGCGTGTGGTCGAGGCCTTCTGGCCCAACGGCGTCTTCGACGTGATTTACGGTTACATCGAGGAACAGTTCCGCAAACCGTCGCCGGTCTACCTCCAGCGCATCTGCGACGAGTTGCACATCCCGCCTGCGCGGACCTGGCTCATCGGCGATACGCCGACCGACGTCGAGACCGCCCGCGCCGCCGGCGCCGTCCCCATCGGTGTCACCTGGGGCTTCCGCACCCGCGCGGACCTCGAATCCGCGGGCGCCGCCCGGATCGTCGACCATCCCGCCGAGTTGCCCTGAACGCCACCAGCGCCCACGGGCCCGCTTTCCGCCCCGGCCGCCGCGTGGTACCCTGCGGCCTGCGCGCTGCGCGCGACTACATGCAACTTGCGCTCGAGGATCACGCGATGCCCCACGGAACTGAGTTCGCCTTCACCAGCGGCGGCAAAGGCCCCGCGACCGGCGATGTCCTGCTCGTCCCCCTGCTCGCCAAGCCACAACCGCCGCTCGAACTCGTCACCCGCGTCGATCGCGTCTGCGATGACGCCGTCTCCGAGCTGCTCTCCGTCCGCGCCTTGCGCGACGAGACCGGCTATGCCATGCATACGACCTGCGGCGGAACCTGCCGCGGGGTGCTCGTCGTCAGCCTCGGCGACGCCAAGAAGGTCAGCGCCCACGAGATCCGCAAGGCCGCCAGCGCCGCCGCCCGCTGGATCATGACCGAGCGTCTGACCAGCGCCACCCTCTGGATCGACGGCCTGGCTACGACGGGCGTCGAACGCGCCACCGCCGAATGGGCTGTCGGCATGGCCCTCGCCGGCTTCCGCTTCACAGGCTACAAGCAGCCGGATGAGAAGATCCCGGCGAAGGTCCGCGTGCAGATCCGATCCAGTGAGAGCGGGCACGTCCACCGCGTCCATCCCGAAGTGCGCGAAGCCACCATCATCGCCAACGCCGTCAATTATGCCCGCGCGCTCGCCCACGAGCCCGCGAACGTCATCAATCCGGCCACGCTGGCGACCGTCGCCCGCAACCTCGTCCGCGGCACGAAGCTCAAGTGCCGGGTGTTCGACGCCGCCCAGCTCCGCAAGCTCGGCATGCGCGGCCTGCTCGCCGTCGGGCAGGGCGCGGCCCACCCCGCCTCCCTCATTCAGATCGAATATCGCGGCACGACTGGCACCCGCGCCCAGACCGTCCTGATCGGCAAGGCCCTCACGTTCGACACCGGCGGCTACTCCATCAAGCCGGCCGCCGGCCTGGAAGGGCTGAAGTTCGACAAGTGCGGCGGGGCCACCGTGCTGGCCGTGATGAAGGCCGCCGCGGAGTTGAAGCTCAAGTGCAATCTCGTCGGCCTGATCGCCGCCGCCGAGAACGCGATTTCCGAGCACGCGTACCGCCCCGGCGACATCCTGCGCATGATGAACGGCAAGACCGTCGAGGTGACGAACACCGACGCCGAGGGCCGCCTGGTCCTCGCCGACGCCCTCACGTACGCGCAGACGAAGCTGCGTTCGACCGCGCTGATCGACGTGGCCACGCTCACCGGCGGCGTGGGTGTCGCGCTCGGCACGGTCGCCGCCGGCCTGATGAGCAACGACGACCAACTGGCGGCCGATCTCGGCGAAGCGGGCCGCCGGACGTACGAGCGGCTCTGGCGTCTGCCGATCTGGGACGAGTACAAAGAGCTGCTCAAGAGCCAGGAGGCGGACCTGAAGAACTCATCCGGCAAGCGCGACGCGCAGGCGATCGTCGGCGCGATGTTCCTCAAGCAGTTCGTGAAGGACGACGTGCCCTGGGCGCATCTCGACATCGCCGCCGTGGCGACGGACGAGAACGGCAAAGGTCCGAGCGGCAAAGGCGCGACGGGCTTCGGCGTCCGCCTGCTGCTGGAGTTCCTCCGCCTCCGCGGCGCGTAGGGTGGGCACCGCCCACCACCTCGCAGGGTGGGCATTGCCCACCGGTCTTCCCGTACGGTCGGCACCGCCCACCGGTTCGGATGGGCGAACGCGGGAATCGGGAGGGCGAAGCGCCCGCTGAGCCGCATAGTGTGGCACGGGCGTCCCGCCGGCGTGGGGAGGGCGAAGCTCCTGCTGAGCCGTGCAAACCGGGACGGCCGCGCGTTCGACCGTCGCGTTGCGCGCGCGAAGCCGCTATGCTGATGTCCCGGGAATCGAACTCATCCATCGCAAAGCGTACGAGGGCGCCACCATGGTGAAGGCGATCGTTGGGGTAATCGTGGTCGGATTGATTGCGGTCGGGGCGGCGTATTTCTTCGGCGGCACGCGGAAGTTCGACCCCACGGCCCAGGGTAAGCAGGCCAAGGCCGCGGTCCAGCCGGGCATGACGTGGCAGCAGGTGATCGACGCCGCCGGCAAGCCCCAGAATGTGCGCATCGCGCACCGCGTGACGAAGAAGATCGCGGGCGAAGAGCAGGAAGTGATCGAAGAGGCCGCGCCGTTCAGGTTCGAACGTGAACTCTTTGAAAACACGCTCACCGGTGCCACCAACCAGGCCGGCTTCCGGTTCATGTACAACTTCTCCGCGCAGGCCGCGTTCTCGGTCTACTTCGACCCGAACGGCATCGCCGAGGGCGTCTCCGACGACAAGACGATGGCCGACCTGCTGGACACGCGGCGCTGAACGAAAGGCGCGAGAAGAGCTGAGTGTCCCCGTCTTGTCCTAATCTCGAAGGAGTCCGTGTTGCACGAGCATAGGCTCTGCTCAGTCGCTCTCCTCCTAACGGCGATGTCGCTTGTCGCGGCCAGCCTATTCACTGGTTGGTATGGCGTATCCTGTGGCATAGAGAACAAATTCATGATTTTTGCCAACGAGGGGCTTCTTGGTGCGTCTTGGCGGCCGCCGCCGGAAAGTTGGGAGAACTGGTACATCCCCGGCGGAGTCTGTGTGACTGAGCACAAGTTCGAGTTGGCGTTACTCAGCTTCCGGCTCTCTGCTCATAATCACGACCTGTATCTTCCCATGTGGGTGTTGGCTGCTGGTTGCCTCATTGCATACGTGTGGCCCCGGCTGGCGCGCAAGCGTCGGCGTAGCGGGTCTACGTGCCAATGTGGGTATGATCTGACGGGCAACACGTCCGGCGTTTGCCCGGAGTGCGGAACGCCCACCCCAACGGCAGCGTCAGCACACAGATGCACGGAGCGCCCGGGTTCAGGGAATTAAGGGGACAGAATTAAGGGGACATTCTGCTTTTTGGCGATCGCAGAGATGGCGAGAAGAGCAAAACGTCCCCAATGCCTGCTGACACCGCTCGCACGCGTGAATCCGGCTGGCGGCCGGGCTCGGGCGAGCGGCCCTCATTGCGCTGCGCGATCCGCTCGCTCACGCAGCGCGGCTCGGATCGCGCGCTGCGCGGACCGGTCGCTGGCGCTCGCAGCTCTGACGTTCGCGCTGCGCGGACCTCGCGCGTTCTCGGCCCGGCGTGCACGACAACCCTCGCCCGTCCGCGTACCATGCCGCCCAGCACAACCAGGAGATGCCCCGCCATGCGCGACCTACACCGCTCACTGCCGCTCACGTTGTTGATCATCGCACTGGCCGCCCACGTCGCCGCCGAGACGCGCCCTGTCCAGTTCGTCGTCATCACCCCCGACCGCGCCGCCGATCAGCCGCCGCGCATTTTCCTTTCCTCCTCCGCCGACAACTGGAACGAGCAGGGCCGCCCGCTCGACAAGATCGCCCCCGGCGTCTACAGCGCCACGTTCAACTTCGATGCCGGCGTGACCCTCGAATACAAGTTCACCCGCGCCGGCTCCTGGTCCACCGTCGAAAAGGCCGCCAACGCCGACGAACGCCCCAACCGCGCGCTCCTCGTCGACGCCGACGCTGCCGAGCACACGGTCGTGGACATCGTCGCCCGCTGGGCCGACCGCGTGCCGCCCGACGACCGCCGCATCCTCGCCGGCGAGCGCCCCGCGTCCTCCGAGCCCGCCAGTCGCCCCAGCACGCTGACCGGCACGATCCGCTACCACCACCTCTTCCATTCGCCGCAGCTCCACAACGACCGCACGCTCATCGTCTATCTCCCGCCCGGCTACGACGACCACCCCGACCAGCGCTACCCCGTCCTCTACCTGCACGACGGCAACAACGTCTTCGACGCCCGAACGTCCTTCCTCGGCAGCGCATGGCGCGCCGACGAAACCGCTGAGCGCCTCATTCGTGAGCAACGCATGCCCCCGCTCATTATCGTCGGCATCTACAACACGCCGGAGCGCATGGACGAGTACACGCCGTTTCGCGACGAACAGCGCGGCGGCGGCCAGGGCGACACCTATCTCGCGTTCATCGTCGAGACGGTCAAGCCGTACATCGACCAGACCTACCGCACGCGCCCTGAGCGCGAGCACACGGCCATCGGCGGCTCATCGCTCGGCGGGCTGATCTCACTGTACGCGGCCTACCGCTATCCCGACGTGTTCAAATGCGCCGCCGCCATCTCGCCGACGCTCCCGTGGGCGGATGGCGCGGTGCTGCGCTACATCGCCGAGCACAAGCCCGCGCAGCCCCCGAAAATCTGGCTCGATATGGGCACGGAAGAATCAATCGGCGACGCGGACAACGCCTCGCCATTCCTGGCCGCCTGCGACAAGGCCGTCGAGGCATTCAAAGCCGCCGGCCTGCGCCCGGATGTCGATTTCCACTACGAAAAAGTCTCGGGCGGCCGCCACAACGAAGACGCCTGGGCCCGCCGCTTCGATCAGGTGCTGCTCTTTCTGTACGGCCAGCCGCAGCGCTGACGCAGCACTTACGCGCCCCCGCCCGGAAGCTGGTACTCCACCGCCCCTCCCCCATTGATTGACACCCACACCGTCCCGTCCACCGGCGACGCAGTCGTGAACAGTACCTCAACGCTCACACCGAGCTCAGGCAAATCGAACGCGACCGTCCCGCCCGCCGGCACGAAGTTGCCGTGCGTGATCGGGTCGATCAGCAGATAGCTGAGCGTGGTTACATAGCTCGCCCCATCCTCGACGACGGCCAGCGAAGCCGACTCGAAGACATACGCCCCGCTCCGTTCGTACGCGATATCCACTGCGCCCGCTGCCGCCCCAATCCCCTCCGTCGTCACCATGCAGGAGCCCTCCAGGCCGGCTCCGTTCGACGACGTGGAAATGCGAACTTCCAGGTGCCCGGTTACGCCATGGCCCGCGATGCTGAACACGTTCCACTCCAGCACCGTGAAGCGCGTCGCGAGCGCCATGTACCCGGCGATATCGCCCTTGAAGAGCAGGCCCCCGGTGGCCGCACCGCTGCAGCCAGCGTCGCGCCCGAAATCCAGCGCGATCAGCCCCCACACGAAATCCGACGCATAGCGCGTCACCGGACACGTGCCGTACTCGTACATCGTCCATTGACCGAAGTGAATCCGCTCGTCCGCCAGCCCCGCCGCCGCCCCCAACGCCGTCGCCGCGGTGATCACCTGCCGCGCCACGGCATCGATCTCCGCTGTCGGCAGACCGGCGGCCGCGTTCACATTAACTGGTGACTCATCGTCGTCATCCTCCGCCGCAGAGTCGTCCGCATCATCGTTGGGCGGATCCCAGCGCGGCAGGAAGGAGAAATCCTCCGAGTAGGACGGGATCGGCGTCGGCGCTGCATCCGCGGGCGTGTTTCCAGCTGTCGCCGGCGTGTCCGTATCGGCCGCGGCACCGGCCGGGTTGTCCGCAGCAGATTGCCCATCCGTCGTGGGATCCGTGACGGCCGGCTCTGGGGCGGGTTGCGGGCAACCCCCAAGCGCCAACAATGCCGAAATCGCAAAAAAGCAGACCCAGCCCGACCGCGGCATAGCATGGCCTCCTGTACCCGGACTCCAGGACGCTGCCGCTCAGCGGCCACGCTATTATGGGCGGCGAGTCAAGAAACACCATGTGCCCCCCGCGGCTCTCCCGGCTCCCCGTGCGGCCTTCGGCCAGCCCCCGCAGCACGCGCCGCACCCGGCGCGCACGTTTGGGTCCGCGCACCACGCGCCGCGTGTCATAAAGAGGAAGTGGGCGATACGACTAGAACCGGGCGTCGCAAACAGCATAGCGGTCATGGGCTTACGCCAACGGGCCAGCTCGCGCGCTGCAGATTTCGACGCATCGCGTCGCACGGGTGTGCTGGCGACAGGGTGGTTGATGGCACTGGGGCGGTTGGTGTCGCAGTGTCTCGGCGTGTGCCCGTAAGGCCGTGCGGGCGACCAACGTGCTGCGGTTCATGTCCCTGTCCTGCGCTTGATGCCGTGCTCGAATCGTCTTTCGCGCCCGTATTCCACCCGCCAAACCGCTCCTCGGCACCGGCAGCCGGTCCTTGACGCCCGCTCGAATGCGCCTGCCACTTCGGCCGCCCTGCACTCGTCCGCCGCGCTCGCGCTATTCAAGCCTGCCAGTTGGGACCGGCTCCTCCTCTGCCTCGATTGGGAACAGTGCCTCCAGCCGTGCCAGGCGCGCCCGGAAGTCGGGCCGCAGGACCAGACGGTGCTGCGCCGCGAACCGGCGAATATCCTCCGGTCCGATCCACCCATCGCCATCCAGATCCGCCGCCGGGGCGCCTGGGATACCCAGCGCCGCCACCGGCATGCGCACCGCCAGCGGTTCCACTGCCACCTCGGGCACCATTTGGTTCTGCTGCTGCGCAAGGGTCCCACAGCCGCTCGGCGGATCGCTGATCTGACCGAA
This window encodes:
- a CDS encoding HAD family hydrolase, with product MPETLPMPRACVFDLDGTLVDSLRDIADSLNACLDLLGLPTHPVDSYRYMVGEGIPRLCERAIGASHPHLVARLAELARPVYRTRATRFTRPYAGVPELVARCHARNIRLAVLSNKPHDLTLRVVEAFWPNGVFDVIYGYIEEQFRKPSPVYLQRICDELHIPPARTWLIGDTPTDVETARAAGAVPIGVTWGFRTRADLESAGAARIVDHPAELP
- a CDS encoding leucyl aminopeptidase translates to MPHGTEFAFTSGGKGPATGDVLLVPLLAKPQPPLELVTRVDRVCDDAVSELLSVRALRDETGYAMHTTCGGTCRGVLVVSLGDAKKVSAHEIRKAASAAARWIMTERLTSATLWIDGLATTGVERATAEWAVGMALAGFRFTGYKQPDEKIPAKVRVQIRSSESGHVHRVHPEVREATIIANAVNYARALAHEPANVINPATLATVARNLVRGTKLKCRVFDAAQLRKLGMRGLLAVGQGAAHPASLIQIEYRGTTGTRAQTVLIGKALTFDTGGYSIKPAAGLEGLKFDKCGGATVLAVMKAAAELKLKCNLVGLIAAAENAISEHAYRPGDILRMMNGKTVEVTNTDAEGRLVLADALTYAQTKLRSTALIDVATLTGGVGVALGTVAAGLMSNDDQLAADLGEAGRRTYERLWRLPIWDEYKELLKSQEADLKNSSGKRDAQAIVGAMFLKQFVKDDVPWAHLDIAAVATDENGKGPSGKGATGFGVRLLLEFLRLRGA
- a CDS encoding esterase, with amino-acid sequence MRDLHRSLPLTLLIIALAAHVAAETRPVQFVVITPDRAADQPPRIFLSSSADNWNEQGRPLDKIAPGVYSATFNFDAGVTLEYKFTRAGSWSTVEKAANADERPNRALLVDADAAEHTVVDIVARWADRVPPDDRRILAGERPASSEPASRPSTLTGTIRYHHLFHSPQLHNDRTLIVYLPPGYDDHPDQRYPVLYLHDGNNVFDARTSFLGSAWRADETAERLIREQRMPPLIIVGIYNTPERMDEYTPFRDEQRGGGQGDTYLAFIVETVKPYIDQTYRTRPEREHTAIGGSSLGGLISLYAAYRYPDVFKCAAAISPTLPWADGAVLRYIAEHKPAQPPKIWLDMGTEESIGDADNASPFLAACDKAVEAFKAAGLRPDVDFHYEKVSGGRHNEDAWARRFDQVLLFLYGQPQR